From the genome of Falco biarmicus isolate bFalBia1 chromosome 2, bFalBia1.pri, whole genome shotgun sequence:
TCCTGTTGATGAGCTTGTTGAATTTATGAGTGTCTGTGATACAGACAACGGTGCAAGTGATTCCGCTCAATTGGCCTCTTCTTCCCAGGGTACGGGCCGGCCAcacgcccccctccccaccccgcaCCTCGTCCCGTTGCTCCGGGGAGAAGCAAAGGTTGACTTTTGGGGGAAAGACCCCCTCTTTCTGCCTGGCCGGCCCTCTCGCCTCTCTTTCCCCGGCGAGGCTGCCTCCAGCCGCATCCCCCCGCGGGCagagcccccggccccgccgcagcctGCGCCCCTGCCACCGAACCCCCCGGCTGCCCCGagcggggaaggggggggggaaggcgcGGAGCACCCTCCCCATCGCCCCCGGTCCGGGGCCGGTGGCACCTCCCGGGGAAAGGGGCTCGAAGGCGAGGGCGGTATACGCAGCCCAGGGGAAGTGAGAAATTGCTCTCGCTAGCCCCTacaccccccaaccccctccccagccccgctccctccGCATCAGCAGCCGGCAAGAATAAGAGCAGagcagttttaaagaaaatttcgGAACACTTACGAGGAGGGGAACGCTTTCCCGGGAAGGCTGACTTTGCTCTGCAGGTCTGGCACCTCCAGAAACCTGTTGAAAAACTTCTTTCAATAAACCAGTTTAGCACTGACTCTGGGGTGACCGCTTGCCTCCGTCTCTCGAAAGCCCCCGCAAGCCGGAGGCTGCGTGTCTGGCGGTGGCCCGGCGAGTGAGTGCGGGGCTGGCTACTGGCgcctctgccctccccccccgcccccccccccccccccccccccgttacCCTGTGACATGGGGGAAAGGGGTTTTGCGGTTCGGAGGGAAATAAAGCACTTCTTAGGAGGGACGGCGACATGACTTTGAACTTGGATCAGCTCCTCTGTTTCCTGCAgagagagcagggctgcagccctgaaAGAATAGCAGAGCGCGGCCAGCCCGCGGGGGCTCCGGCTGGAATTCACCGCGTCCCCCCCAAAGCGCCCCGGTGCCGGCGCCGCTGAGCGGGCAGAGAGCGGGCGGGAGGCGAGGGggcagggaaagaaggaaaggaatggaaaaagggagaaaggaagaaagaaagagaaggaaggagtaagaaagaaaggaaaagaaaaaaagggaaggaggggaggagggaaaacaggagggagggaggaaagaaggaaagaaggaaggaaggagacagaaaggagaaaggagaaaaaagagaaaataagataaaagagaaaaggatgaaaaggtaaggaaggggaagaaagaaaaagaaaaagagagagagagattgagaaagagagaaagaaaaagaagaatgaggGAGAACTCCAGAAGGTAGGTATTTGTATGAACggtcacctttttttcctttcttttttttttttttttaaacagtatttataGCTGAGAATTTTCCTAGACATTTTGGTTCTTTTTCAAATCTCAGATGTAGAAACTTCTTATAatttttgagggggggggggcggtgttaaataataataaaaataagtgtaTTCAAGGGTCTGGTTGTCCGCACGATTTTTTCACTACTCGGGAAGCAGACGATGCAGGAGACCAAGCTTTCCTCTCCAACTTGGGCTCTCGAAATCCCCAGCAGCGGTGGAGGACACTTCTCAGACCTCCGCCTCGGAAAcctttcagagaaggaaaacagaatttgttcGCGGTCTGTCCCTGGAAGCCTGGGGGGTCAGGACAAGGACAGCATATGCTCCCaagctgcagcctgggaaggCAGTATCTGGGGAGCAGACACTCCTGCCTGCAAAGACAGGACCGAGTGACGGCGTGGTGAGGAGAGAAGGCTGGTGGCATCAGAGGTGTAGCTCTGCATTAATATTCAGTTATTCTTCTAATGCCCACTTCGGATTAGAAGGAATCCCTTCTTCCCAAATCAAATCCTCGCCTTGTTCAAAAAGTAATGTCCGGTACTGACACATTTCAGCCACTTTCGGATCGGACAggcttggaaatattttaactatttAGTGGCAGCGATGGGAAAAACCTTATTTCGACAACCCTAGCTGGTGGGCAGTGTtacctttcctccctccctccctccctccctcccttccttccttccttccttccgcctatctatctgtctgtctATTTGTCCATCTATCTCTTGCTGTAAAAGCCGTGCTCGGGCGCTGGGTCCAGGTTTGAGCATGTCTGCGCCTGATGCGGGATTTAATGCCGTGATAAATCACAGGAGGAATGTCGCAGGGAGAATTTCGAAAAGCCCCCCACAAGCACACATCCCCCTGTATTTTGGCTTGCCTCTCCGCCACGCACAGAGCCGACGCAGATCGAGACGCAAGGTTAAGTGCAGGACGCTTAATACGACAAATGTTCTGTcgggttttaatttttacaaagcCTTATTTATTGGTGAGCTGCTGGCCCCGAGATGATTATTTTTCAGCCActacaaaacaaaccaaagcaggGGCCAGACATGTATTTactggagggggaggggaaggggacttgtttgctctgtgtgtgcgcgccgtgcgtgtgtgtgtgctggcTGTATGCTTTTTTATTCCTGCCATGTAAGAATTCGGTTTCCAAATAACAATGGCAGGgcaggttttggggttgggggttattatttttttttaggttttgtttttgtttatttttcaaaaaagggaagagacCAGGAAAACTCCTAAAGCATCTGCTGTCGTATGAACATTCACAACATATGCAGACCGACTCCTCTGCTCCCGCACAAGTGGTTTAAAAGCCCAAACAACCAGGGCGACCGTTccctcttctattttttttttcttttgccctcCCAGCCGCTGTCGCTCCGCCAACGTGACTTTTATTTGATCCCCCCCTCGCTCTCTTTATCGATCACGGGCTTCATTTGCTTTAGCCGAAAagggggaaggggctgcaggaTGGGCGagttcctccctccctctgccactacacacacacacacacacaaaaaaagaggcagccccccctccccccccagccccctgtttaTGTTTTAAGCCCCTcgctttgtttgtttgcctcCCGAGGCAGGATCGCATGGCCAAGCGTTCATCGATATTTTCCGTGCGTGTGGCTCGCCGCACCTCTCTCCCCGCCACGGCACCCCTTCCCTTCGCcgcgggggaggcgggggggggcatggacaccaccacctcccccccccaaaaaaaaagcagcaggcgGTGCCGGGCTGAGGGCGGCCACCGGCGCCGAGcggggccgtgccgggccgtgccgagccgggcgggggccgggcggcctcggggcgagcggcggcggcgcggcggggcgcggggcgggcggcggggcgggcagggcgcggggcggccgcgccgccATTAGCCGGTGGCCGGGGACGCCCGGATGGACAGGGCGGCTCGGGCCAATGAGCGGGCGCCGGGAgagcggccgggcggcgggTAAAGGCGGCGTTGGGAGAGGAGCCGCCAGTGCGGGCGGGGAGAGGGAGCGAGgccgggggagggagggagggagggagggaagaaaaagagggggaggaaggggagggggagaaaaataaaaagccgCCGCCTCAGCAGCGCCCACCGAAATAAACAGAGGAGCGAGAGGGAGCGAGGGCgcgggcggagcggggctgcAActccgccgcgccgctccggcCCCGGCGCTCCGCGGCCCCTTcccgcccccgcctcccctccccacccccaccgccGCCCTTATTGTTTTTAATCCGCCTCCGACacccccccgctcccctccccacGCCCctccgcggcggcgggcgggggcggcgcggcgcggggcacCCCCCCCGGGTCCCTTCGCTCCGTGGGAACCCGCGGCTGCAAGTTTTTCTCCGTGAGAGACACCGCTAATGCCCGGCGGAGGATAAAACGAGAGCAggggcccgggggcggcggggggcccgaggcggcgggggggggccgcggcccacgcggggagcggcgcgggggcCGGCCGGGCGGGGGTCGGCGGCGGTGGCAtcccgggggcggcggggggggggggggggggcggcgtgTGCGCGGTTGTGTGTGCGCGCgcgagtgtgtgtgtgtgtgtgcgtgtgtgccGCAGGGAACGGCGAGGCGAgccttgcccccccccccgtccccgtccccagccccgtccctcccctgctccccctcccctcccctgcccgcccccgccTCAGCTCCTTTAATACACTTTGGTTCTCCGCTCGCCTTTGGactctgctctgcctggctcCGGATACGgctccggcggcggcggcggcagcggcagcgggcCGGTGCGGGCGCGGGCGGCGGAGGCGGAGGCGGGGGGACGCGGCGGCTGCCGGGGGGAagcggcgcggagcggcggcggcggcggccccgcgccgggccgggcgggcggcggtagcccggcggcggcggtagcggggcggcggcagcggcggcggcggccccggaGCGGCGCGGACCATGCTGCTGGACGCCGGCCCGCAGTTCCCAGCCCTCGGCGTGGGCACCTTCGCCCGGCACCACCACCCGGCCGCGGCGGAGATGCAGGACCGGGAGCTGAGCCTGGCGGCGCAGAACAGCTTCGTGGACTCGGCGGCGGCGCACATGGGCGCCTTCAAGCTCAACGCCGGCGCCCACGACCTGTCCCCCGGGCAGAGCTCGGCGTTCACCTCGCAGGCGCCCGGCTTacccccgccgccgccctggGGCCCCACGCCGCCCACGTCGGCTCCTACTCCGGGGCGCCCTTCAACTCCACCCGGGACTTCTTGTTTCGCAGCCGCGGCTTCGGGGAATCGTCGCCGGCCGGCGGGCAGCACGGCATCTTCGGCCCTGCGGCCGGCAGCCTGCACCACCCGCACACGGACGCTCAGAGCCACCTCCTCTTCCCGGGCATCCACGACCAGCACGGCCCCCACGCCTCCCAGAACGTCCTCAACGGGCAGATGCGCCTGGGCTTGCCGGGAGAGGTGTTCGCCCGGTCGGATCAGTACCCGCCAGGTCTCCAGCCCCAGGACTGACCCTTACTCGGCGGCTCAGCTGCACAACCAGTACGGCCCCATGAATATGAATATGGGCATGAACATGgcagcccaccaccaccaccacccaggtGCCTTTTTCCGCTACATGCGGCAGCAGTGCATCAAGCAAGAGCTCATCTGCAAGTGGATCGACCCCGAGCAgctgaacaaccccaaaaaaagtTGCAATAAAACTTTCAGCACCATGCACGAGTTGGTCACCCACGTCTCGGTGGAGCACGTTGGGGGACCCGAGCAGAGCAACCACGTCTGCTACTGGGAGGAGTGTCCCCGGGAAGGCAAGCCCTTCAAAGCGAAATACAAACTGGTCAATCATATCCGAGTGCACACGGGAGAGAaacccttcccctgcccccttcCCCGGCTGCGGAAAAGTTTTCGCCAGATCAGAAAACCTCAAAATTCACAAAAGGACGCACACAGGTAATTCGGGTTTCTTTCGGCAGATTTCTCCTCTCTGCCCGTGCCTatagatgtatatatatataaacagatAAGAGACTCAGAGAAAGATGTAAAAATGATGGGAGTGATAAAATCAGGATCacgtttaatttttttttcccgcTCCGTCATCCGGCTGcgtttgttttggtttcttcctCACCAAGcatcccacccccaccccccgattTCGAAAGGATATTTTactgatttgttttaatttacaatGTTGATGCGTGCCGAGGCTCGGCCGTGTCTTTCCACAGAAACGCAAAAATACAGCGCGAACTAAATTCTGCCGTCCTGCTAAAAGACAGCAAGACGTGtggtatatacatatatatatatactatatatacatGAAACGCCTTATAGATTTGCAGTGCGCAACGTATTTGCATATAACTTCAGCGCTTGTGAGCGTGGCTTTCGTGTGTGGATACCGAGAGAGGGAAACTATATAAATACGTGCAAAATCCGTCATTAGTCCAAAATCCCGTTGGAAGTGGCAAAACGTCCCTTTCTGGGAATGCTTTCCATTAAATTTAAATGGTGTGAGCAAGGCAATAaaattttctaatttaaaaaaagaagtgtttttaaaGTCTCACTCGAGGTGATTTAAGGTGCTTTTGCAACAGTTTATTAAATTATGTAATAGGGACCAGAGATTTGAGGCTCGGAAACTTCCACCCAGATCAGGTGGAAGAGGGCGAAGGAGCCCAGACTTTCCCGATGGAAAACCGCCTCAGCCGAAGGGTAACGAAAATAAACGCATCCTCCCGCCTCATCTATTATTC
Proteins encoded in this window:
- the ZIC2 gene encoding LOW QUALITY PROTEIN: zinc finger protein ZIC 2 (The sequence of the model RefSeq protein was modified relative to this genomic sequence to represent the inferred CDS: inserted 1 base in 1 codon; deleted 2 bases in 2 codons); this encodes MLLDAGPQFPALGVGTFARHHHPAAAEMQDRELSLAAQNSFVDSAAAHMGAFKLNAGAHDLSPGQSSAFTSQAPGXTPAAALGPHAAHVGSYSGAPFNSTRDFLFRSRGFGESSPAGGQHGIFGPAAGSLHHPHTDAQSHLLFPGIHDQHGPHASQNVLNGQMRLGLPGEVFARSDQYRQVSSPRTDPYSAAQLHNQYGPMNMNMGMNMAAHHHHHPGAFFRYMRQQCIKQELICKWIDPEQLNNPKKSCNKTFSTMHELVTHVSVEHVGGPEQSNHVCYWEECPREGKPFKAKYKLVNHIRVHTGEKPFPCPFPGCGKVFARSENLKIHKRTHTGEKPFQCEFEGCDRRFANSSDRKKHMHVHTSDKPYLCKMCDKSYTHPSSLRKHMKVHESSPQGSESSPAASSGYESSTPPGLVSPSAESQSTSNLSPAAAAAAAAAAAAVSAVHRGGGGGGGSGGGGGGGHSGLSSNFNEWYV